From Vicinamibacteria bacterium:
GCCCGAGGGTCCGGATTCCACCACGCAACCCTTGACGACGTCGGGTATCCACATGACGGTGGAGTCCGGCCAGGGCCTCAATCCTGGTGGTGTGCTGCCTGTCGCCATCGCCATTCCCATCGCGCTGGTCGTGGTAACGGCGCTCATCTTTCGGATGCGACGAAAGGCCGTGGATGCCGGCGCGGCTTGAGAGCGGTTTCCCGAATTACTGAGACGCAGCGGGCGATGGTGTAGTTGCCGCGGGCGTCTTCCGCCCAAGAACCCGTGACCTTGACAGGTCACGGGTTCCTTTGGTACAAGCTGCCCCTCCGGGGTCAAGTCAATGTCAACTTGTACGCCCTTCCGGAGGTGCGCATGTCCGAAATAATGGACATTTTGGGTCAAGCTCTCGGTGGACCCGTCGTCGGGGAGATGAGTCGGTCGATCGGGGCCGGAAGAGATCAAACTGCCGCGGCCATTGGTGCGGCGCTTCCCCTGCTCCTGGGTGCTTTGTCCAAGAACGCCTCCTCCGGCGGAGGTGCCGCGAGTCTGTACGGTGCGCTCGATCGCGATCATGACGGAAGCGTCCTCGACGACGTCGTGGGATTCTTCGATGGGCCTTCTCAGGGCGCCGGGGACGCGATCCTCGGCCACGTGCTCGGGAACCGGCGTCCGGGAGTGGAGACGGGTATCAGCAAGGCGAGCGGTCTCGACGCCGCCAAGGTCGCTCAGCTCCTGAGCCTGCTCGCGCCGCTCGTCATGGGTGCGCTCGCCAAAGCCCAGCGGCAGCGGGGGCTGGATGCAGGCGGGTTGTCCTCGTTTCTCCAAGACGAACGGCGAAGCACCGAGAAAGCGGCGCCCGACGTGATGAGCTCGCTCGGTCGGCTGCTCGATGCCGACGCCGACGGGTCCGCGCTCGATGACGTTGCCCAAATCGGCTCGGGACTTCTCGGAGCTCTTTTCAAACGGTGACGTAGACGCAAGGAGGTGTGTGTGGGAATTCTCGATTTCGTGCTCGGTGCGGGCGAGAAGCTCTTCGGGGGGACGAAAGAGTCCGACCAGGAGCGCTCTGCCAAGCTGGAGAATCGAGTCAGGAAGCTCGGCCTCGAGGTCGAGGCGCTGAGGATCGATGTCAAAGGCGATACGGCGACGGTCAAGGGGAAGGCCGCCTCACAGTCGGTCCGGGAGAAGATCCTGCTCGCCGTCGGAAACACGAATGGGATTGCCAAGGTCGACGACCGTCTCGACGTCGTCGAGAAGAAGAAAGAACCCGAGGCGCAGTTCTACACCGTGGTGAAAGGCGACAGTCTTTCCAAGATCGCGAAGACCTACTACGGCGACGCGATGAAATATCCCGTCATCTTCGAAGCCAATAAGCCCATGCTGACCGATCCGGACAAGATCTATCCCGGTCAAGTATTGCGGATCCCTCCCGCGACGAATTGACGCAACTGGTAGGTTCGGCGAACTGAGAGAAGCGCTGCCGCGGCCAAGACGGCTGCACAGTCGGAGTTTGCGAACTGGCTGGTGAGCAGCGTATCATCGTTTGAGCTTTCCCTTTAATCCAAAATACTCGGGACAGTGGGACGTTCGTTGCCCCGGTGTCCTCGAAATCGAAAGGAAGAGGACCCCGTGGGAAGAAGGTTTCGACACTCTCGTGCGGCCGTGGCCGCTCTGGTTTTCATGACGGCGACGAGCTTGGCTCTGTCCTGCTCCACACAAGGGGACGAGCAGGCACCTGACGAAAAGCCGGTTACCCAGGAGACTGCGAGCGACGAGGTCGCCGATCCTGGCGGTTTCCCCGAAATCGTCGCAAGCGTGAACGGGACGGAGATCCTCAAATCCGACCTTCTCCACCGCGTCGCCGGCGTCGAGGCACGTATGGGCGGTCCCTCCGGGAAGACCGGGTCCCTGGCTTTCTATCGTCAGATCCTCGACGAGATCGTCGGCGCCGAGCTCCTTTATCAGGCGAGCCAGGGTCGGAATCTGGGCCCCGCGGACACCGAGGTCGATCTTCAGGTGGAAACG
This genomic window contains:
- a CDS encoding DUF937 domain-containing protein; translated protein: MSEIMDILGQALGGPVVGEMSRSIGAGRDQTAAAIGAALPLLLGALSKNASSGGGAASLYGALDRDHDGSVLDDVVGFFDGPSQGAGDAILGHVLGNRRPGVETGISKASGLDAAKVAQLLSLLAPLVMGALAKAQRQRGLDAGGLSSFLQDERRSTEKAAPDVMSSLGRLLDADADGSALDDVAQIGSGLLGALFKR
- the lysM gene encoding peptidoglycan-binding protein LysM: MGILDFVLGAGEKLFGGTKESDQERSAKLENRVRKLGLEVEALRIDVKGDTATVKGKAASQSVREKILLAVGNTNGIAKVDDRLDVVEKKKEPEAQFYTVVKGDSLSKIAKTYYGDAMKYPVIFEANKPMLTDPDKIYPGQVLRIPPATN